The stretch of DNA CGCATCGGGCGGCAGCGGCGTGTTCATGGCCAGGGACGAAAAAACCGGCGAATGGAGCGAGCCGGCATTTTTTACCATGGGAGCCGCCAGTTTCGGCTTTCAATTCGGCGCGCAGATGTCGGAGGTCGTGTTGCTCGTCCTGACACAACGTGGGGTCGATTCACTGCTGCTCGGCAATTTCAAACTAGGGGCAGATGGATCGGTCGCCGTCGGACCGGTCGGAGCCGGCGTCTCCGGCGCAACCACGCCGAATCTGAGCGCGGACCTGCTGTCGTTCGTGCGGGCCAAGGGCCTGTTCGCGGGCGTGTCGTTGGAAGGGGCCGTGCTGATTTCACGCGATGAATGGAGCCGCGCGTACTACGGCAAGCCGGTCACGTCGACCGACATCGTGATTCGCCGCGAGGTGAAGAATCCCCACTCGGACGTGCTGCGCACGGAGATCCGGAACGCGATCGAGGGGAAATAGCCCTTATCCCTCAGCCAGAAATCACACCCGTTGGATGCTGTGACTCACGCGGCAATTACAGGGAGTGCAGTACCTCAGTCCCCGCCCTTGCCTTCGCGGCCAGATCGACGAGACCGGCGCGGGCTTCCTCCGCATTGTGCACAGGATCGGTGAAGGCAAATCGCCCACCCTGCATCCGGTCGGGCGTTTTGACGCGCAGGTGAAATCCCAATCGGTCCATCGTCGTGATACTCGCCTGTTGCGCATCCAGCTTGCCGAATGCGCGGGCGAGCAGCAAGAGCGTCTCCTGCTGTGCCGTATTGATCTCGCGGATGAGGTCCGACGCGGTCCCTGCCAATGGATCGACCGCAGCGGTCATGTAGTCGGCCGGCGCAACCCATCCCATGGAACCGAAGCCGCCGACGAAATAAATATCCGCAATCGCCATGCGAAAAAAACCGAAGTCGTTGAAGTCCACCCAATAGGCTGCGTTGGCATGCCGGGCCAGGTAGCGTTCGCGGACCGGTGCACTCTCCTCCTTCGGCACGCGTGTCACCGATCCCATCAACGTGACCCGGGCGGCACCCAGAGGATCGGTTCTGCTTTCCGGCGGCGTCACCAGCAGACTGGCGCGCGGATCGCCCAGGAGGTTCTGCGTGTGCATCGCCATGGTGCTGATGAGAAACAGCGGCTGCCCCTGTTCGTCCAACCCGTAGGGCATCACCGAGCCGAACGGCCAACCGGGCTGCTTCCGCGAAATGGTCGAGAGCCCGCCTGTCTGTTGCAGATAGACCAGCGTCTTCGCCCGTTCGGCATGGGAGGGTTCAGGAACCTCAGGACCGTCGGAATCCGGCCCACTATTATGTTGTTGTGTCGATGACACCGATGCCTCTTTTCTGTGTAATAAGCTGCGTGGCACCTTACCTGGATGCGACGTGAATATCCACTGAACGCCGCGGGCGGACTTTTTCCGCAGCCTGCTAGATGCCGAGATCTTCGGTCAGCCGCACTTCGGATTCATCGAGGAT from Nitrospira sp. encodes:
- a CDS encoding DUF2470 domain-containing protein, producing MSSTQQHNSGPDSDGPEVPEPSHAERAKTLVYLQQTGGLSTISRKQPGWPFGSVMPYGLDEQGQPLFLISTMAMHTQNLLGDPRASLLVTPPESRTDPLGAARVTLMGSVTRVPKEESAPVRERYLARHANAAYWVDFNDFGFFRMAIADIYFVGGFGSMGWVAPADYMTAAVDPLAGTASDLIREINTAQQETLLLLARAFGKLDAQQASITTMDRLGFHLRVKTPDRMQGGRFAFTDPVHNAEEARAGLVDLAAKARAGTEVLHSL
- a CDS encoding lipid-binding SYLF domain-containing protein; its protein translation is MIRYRLIRHRFCRAILTPLLLSLLAWMAPASALADDREQRDLVDQCRMTFTNFLNDSNMSWFRDHLKDAKGLFIVPQYMKGALLYGASGGSGVFMARDEKTGEWSEPAFFTMGAASFGFQFGAQMSEVVLLVLTQRGVDSLLLGNFKLGADGSVAVGPVGAGVSGATTPNLSADLLSFVRAKGLFAGVSLEGAVLISRDEWSRAYYGKPVTSTDIVIRREVKNPHSDVLRTEIRNAIEGK